The Arachis hypogaea cultivar Tifrunner chromosome 16, arahy.Tifrunner.gnm2.J5K5, whole genome shotgun sequence genome contains a region encoding:
- the LOC112755147 gene encoding F-box protein CPR1 — protein sequence MVGGLDVLPRELVSKILSRLPVKLLLRCKCVCKSWFDIITDPHFATNHYVVYNNMEEVEEEELLVIRRPFLSGLKTYISLLSWDPKEPKGSVSSEILNPPYDYDSDHKYWTEIMGPCNGIYFLEGNPNVMMNPSLREFKALPESQFTTPRGTYSFTDYSGFGFDPKTNDFKVVVIKDLWLKETDERKPGYWTAELFSLNSNSWRKLEDDAVLPLPFEIWGSSRVYTYVNHCCHWWSYVSNSVDRRKMQSTRDLVLAFNHVNECFRKIELPRIRYSREEEFATLVPFEGTIGVIVYPVRGTEKVLDVWVMKDYWNDESWVKLYSVGPVMVVYKLVGFYGSDRFLWKDSNERLVMYGSESKKMRDLEVYGKYDSLRAARYTQSLVSLHRGNEFPHQFVSCCLVPDPLLNQTDTDLISFL from the coding sequence ATGGTGGGAGGCTTAGATGTTTTGCCACGAGAATTGGTGTCCAAAATCCTCTCAAGGTTACCGGTGAAGCTTCTTCTCCGATGCAAGTGCGTGTGCAAGTCATGGTTCGATATCATAACAGATCCTCATTTCGCGACCAATCACTACGTTGTCTACAACAACatggaagaagtagaagaagaagaactcttGGTGATTCGAAGACCCTTTCTTTCTGGTCTCAAAACTTATATCTCTCTTCTTTCTTGGGACCCCAAAGAACCCAAAGGCTCTGTTTCTTCTGAAATTCTGAACCCTCCTTATGATTACGACTCTGATCATAAATACTGGACCGAAATCATGGGTCCTTGCAATGGCATATACTTCTTAGAGGGGAACCCGAATGTGATGATGAACCCTTCTCTGAGAGAGTTCAAGGCTTTGCCTGAATCTCAATTCACAACTCCACGTGGCACTTATTCCTTCACTGATTACTCTGGGTTCGGGTTTGATCCAAAAACTAACGACTTCAAAGTTGTTGTGATCAAGGACCTTTGGTTGAAGGAAACAGATGAGAGAAAACCAGGGTACTGGACAGCTGAATTGTTCAGCCTCAACTCAAATTCATGGCGAAAACTTGAAGATGATGCTGTTCTTCCTCTCCCGTTTGAGATTTGGGGTTCTTCTCGTGTTTACACTTACGTCAACCATTGTTGCCACTGGTGGAGCTATGTTAGCAACAGCGTTGACCGAAGAAAGATGCAGTCAACGCGAGATCTTGTTCTAGCAttcaaccatgtcaatgagtgtTTCAGGAAGATCGAGTTACCGAGAATAAGGTACTCTCGCGAAGAAGAGTTTGCGACTCTGGTACCCTTTGAAGGTACCATTGGCGTTATTGTTTACCCTGTGAGGGGAACAGAGAAGGTTCTAGATGTATGGGTAATGAAGGATTATTGGAACGATGAATCTTGGGTTAAGCTATACAGTGTTGGACCTGTGATGGTggtttacaagcttgttgggtttTATGGGAGTGACAGGTTTCTTTGGAAGGATAGCAATGAGAGATTGGTGATGTATGGATCTGAATCGAAGAAAATGAGGGATCTTGAGGTTTATGGAAAGTATGATTCGTTAAGAGCTGCTAGGTATACTCAAAGCCTTGTTTCACTTCATAGAGGGAACGAGTTTCCTCACCAATTTGTTTCTTGTTGTTTGGTTCCGGATCCTCTGCTCAATCAAACTGACACGGACCTCATTTCCTTTTTGTAA